A single window of Pontibacillus chungwhensis DNA harbors:
- the brxC gene encoding BREX system P-loop protein BrxC encodes MMQIKDIFEKDIFRPINNVVQAEQVEEDVVETELDEYVLTEESEHYLERFYKNYLAVYNQPSTKVGVWISGFFGSGKSHFLKILSYLLHNQTIAGKTPADYFENKTENQNLLNMMQQVSEKKSDALLFNIDSRSTSSSKDSEKERIIEVFLRVFNNHLGYSDTLWVAEMERQLDSDGKYEEFKQTIYDQNDKSWEELRLKILLRKRKVIKALETVGYDQDTAETFFDMNREWFAIDAQRVAELVADYCKSQGPDYRIVFLADEIGQYIGNNTSLMLNLQTITEKLGDLCQGQAWVIVTSQEKLESTVSDLDSTKDFSKIQGRFETKINLSSANTDEVIKKRLLEKEPVGADTLKTIHDQEGKLIHNRLAFDTNNTQLRSGYRNIEEFVSFYPFVPYQIELLQLVFTKIRNLGEGGQHTSRGERSLLKAFQEAAQLNAEENVDNMVTMAEFYPSIRDYLESSITGTIARAHDRARNHEGLEEYDVKVLEVLYLIKGIDEIKSTPSNIATLMIETVYDERQPLEYKIKESLNRLQNVMFIEQHADGSYSFLSDEEQEINREIRVEDYNGSAVKERLGNLFFNVMYRQPKYEYKYNKHTKHFDFNKRFDNYLKGQMNHELTMQVFSEGMTDSEAALQANSGHLIILLDKDLVAEAEGSLAYIQQVDSYVRRKQSSTTSQQQRRIYESKLAEVDEFAQKAEELLGKACENAGFYIQGQRRDLSGKFESKVNQAMDMLIRNTFTKFHYIEEPISFKNSKKEWEKVAEDLGQQRLFSDLNKNAMDEIKHFVEELERSHDQRTLKQVVQKYKTIPYGWEEQDTIGVLMGLINAGKVRFTYAGEPFTPNSNQFYDRLEKVSERDRIVVMPIVEMDKQVKQELIALVRDFFSITQSYDTYDTYNEIIREKVEEEFVQPIEKVRERRHQQSAFSEYPYPGESDIRTVVNGTQKLLANRDPEQFCRTFIQYEDDIEEWYDILEKLQGFYEGNPIVKFDEAVKTLMEHDQEIEVIHNDKLDEIVQQMKQILLQEEPTKDIIQLPKLKANLKNLIKEETNKQKRAVLVQSDKSLNELAVLHEQYSEYEPITEYLRSRTNQASYLYEKIKESERISSARINQQQLSELIDSIKVKVRQMIKELREESDTVKREPKVITEQELYNSFFSQVDTINSEEDLERAIESLKRNLIKELQTHYFIKS; translated from the coding sequence ATGATGCAGATTAAAGATATATTTGAAAAAGATATATTTCGTCCAATTAATAACGTCGTTCAGGCTGAACAAGTAGAAGAGGATGTAGTGGAAACGGAATTGGATGAATACGTCCTGACCGAAGAAAGTGAGCATTATCTTGAGAGATTTTATAAGAATTATTTAGCTGTCTATAATCAACCATCAACAAAAGTGGGGGTATGGATTTCAGGTTTCTTTGGATCTGGTAAATCACATTTCTTAAAGATACTATCTTACTTATTACATAATCAGACAATTGCAGGTAAAACACCTGCTGATTATTTTGAAAATAAGACCGAAAACCAGAATCTTTTAAACATGATGCAGCAAGTATCTGAGAAAAAGTCGGATGCATTATTATTTAATATTGATTCACGTTCTACATCTTCTTCTAAGGATTCAGAAAAAGAGCGTATTATTGAAGTGTTTTTGAGAGTGTTTAATAATCATTTAGGATATTCAGATACCTTATGGGTTGCTGAGATGGAACGCCAACTAGATAGTGATGGGAAATACGAAGAATTCAAACAAACAATCTATGATCAAAACGATAAGTCTTGGGAAGAACTCCGTTTGAAGATTTTATTACGTAAAAGAAAAGTTATAAAAGCTCTTGAAACAGTAGGTTATGACCAAGATACGGCGGAAACATTCTTTGATATGAATAGAGAATGGTTTGCTATTGATGCTCAACGAGTTGCTGAGCTCGTTGCAGATTATTGTAAGAGTCAGGGGCCAGATTATCGTATTGTTTTCCTTGCGGATGAAATCGGGCAGTATATCGGAAACAACACAAGCTTAATGCTTAATCTACAAACAATTACAGAAAAACTAGGTGATTTATGCCAAGGGCAGGCATGGGTAATTGTGACATCACAGGAAAAACTAGAATCCACGGTTTCTGATCTCGATAGTACGAAAGACTTTTCTAAAATCCAAGGACGCTTTGAGACAAAAATTAACTTGTCCAGTGCGAATACAGATGAAGTAATCAAAAAGCGTCTTCTGGAGAAAGAACCAGTTGGTGCAGATACACTAAAGACTATTCATGACCAAGAAGGAAAACTGATTCATAATCGTCTGGCTTTTGATACAAATAATACTCAATTGCGTTCCGGGTACCGGAATATCGAAGAATTCGTTTCCTTTTATCCATTTGTTCCTTATCAAATTGAGTTACTCCAGCTAGTCTTCACCAAAATCCGTAACCTGGGTGAAGGTGGACAGCACACCTCCCGCGGTGAACGTTCCTTACTTAAAGCTTTCCAGGAAGCGGCTCAGTTAAATGCTGAAGAAAATGTAGATAATATGGTTACCATGGCAGAATTTTATCCTTCTATTCGTGATTATTTGGAATCATCGATCACGGGTACAATTGCAAGAGCGCATGACCGTGCCCGAAACCACGAAGGGTTAGAAGAATACGACGTAAAAGTGTTGGAAGTTCTCTACCTAATCAAAGGGATCGATGAAATTAAATCTACACCAAGCAATATTGCCACACTTATGATAGAAACGGTGTACGATGAACGCCAACCATTAGAATACAAAATAAAGGAATCACTAAATCGACTACAAAATGTCATGTTCATTGAGCAGCATGCAGATGGTTCATACTCATTCTTGTCAGACGAAGAACAAGAAATTAATCGTGAAATACGCGTTGAAGACTATAATGGTTCTGCTGTAAAAGAACGATTAGGTAATCTCTTTTTTAATGTCATGTATCGTCAACCGAAGTATGAATACAAGTATAACAAACATACTAAGCATTTTGATTTTAATAAGCGGTTTGACAACTATTTAAAAGGACAGATGAATCACGAATTGACCATGCAAGTATTTTCTGAGGGAATGACCGATTCAGAAGCGGCTTTACAGGCAAACTCTGGACATTTAATTATTCTTTTAGACAAAGACCTCGTTGCGGAAGCAGAGGGATCTCTTGCATACATTCAACAAGTCGATAGCTATGTACGCCGTAAGCAGTCAAGTACAACTTCTCAGCAACAAAGGCGTATTTATGAATCTAAGCTTGCTGAAGTGGATGAATTCGCACAAAAAGCTGAAGAATTGTTAGGTAAAGCATGTGAAAATGCTGGATTTTATATTCAGGGACAACGTCGTGATCTCAGTGGGAAATTCGAAAGTAAAGTAAATCAAGCTATGGATATGTTGATCCGTAACACATTTACAAAGTTCCATTATATAGAAGAGCCCATTTCTTTTAAAAACAGCAAGAAAGAATGGGAGAAAGTAGCTGAAGATTTAGGCCAGCAACGTTTATTCAGCGATTTAAATAAGAATGCTATGGATGAGATAAAACATTTTGTTGAAGAACTTGAACGATCCCATGACCAAAGGACCCTAAAGCAGGTTGTGCAAAAATATAAAACAATTCCTTATGGCTGGGAAGAACAGGATACCATTGGTGTTTTGATGGGGTTAATTAATGCTGGGAAAGTACGATTCACTTATGCTGGAGAACCTTTTACACCGAACTCTAATCAGTTCTATGACCGACTAGAGAAAGTATCTGAACGTGATCGAATTGTGGTTATGCCGATTGTAGAAATGGATAAGCAAGTGAAACAAGAATTAATTGCATTGGTTCGTGATTTCTTCTCAATTACTCAATCATATGACACGTATGATACTTATAACGAAATAATAAGAGAGAAAGTTGAAGAAGAATTTGTTCAACCTATTGAAAAGGTTCGGGAAAGAAGACACCAGCAAAGTGCTTTTAGTGAATACCCGTATCCTGGCGAAAGTGATATAAGAACAGTCGTTAATGGAACACAAAAGTTATTAGCTAACCGAGATCCAGAGCAATTTTGTCGCACGTTTATACAGTACGAAGATGATATTGAAGAGTGGTATGACATTTTAGAGAAGCTTCAAGGTTTTTATGAAGGGAATCCTATCGTCAAGTTTGATGAAGCAGTTAAAACTTTAATGGAACATGATCAGGAAATAGAAGTCATTCATAATGATAAGCTTGATGAAATCGTACAACAGATGAAACAAATTTTGTTACAAGAAGAACCAACTAAAGATATCATTCAATTACCAAAGTTAAAGGCTAATTTGAAGAACCTTATTAAAGAAGAAACGAATAAACAAAAGCGGGCAGTTCTTGTACAATCTGATAAATCTCTGAATGAACTAGCAGTCTTACATGAGCAATACTCCGAATATGAACCTATTACGGAATACCTTCGATCAAGAACTAACCAAGCTAGTTATCTTTATGAAAAAATAAAAGAAAGCGAACGTATTTCTAGTGCGCGTATTAATCAACAACAGTTAAGCGAGCTCATTGATTCAATAAAAGTCAAAGTACGGCAGATGATTAAAGAATTAAGAGAGGAATCAGACACTGTTAAGAGAGAACCAAAGGTTATTACCGAGCAGGAATTATACAATTCTTTCTTTAGCCAAGTTGATACTATTAATTCTGAAGAAGATTTGGAAAGGGCAATTGAATCATTGAAAAGGAATTTAATAAAAGAATTACAAACACACTATTTTATTAAATCATAA
- the pglX gene encoding BREX-1 system adenine-specific DNA-methyltransferase PglX yields MNKVELKKFAVEARRDLINKVSLKAGQYGIQEDIQELKLEENYGQIFVNGKPYPSEMKHAFHLLQQRLSAVGYNQLIEEVAYTWFNRIIAIRYMEVNNYLPDRVNVLSSSTGKNEPDILHQYETMNLNVDHQKINEWIQKGYNNQAFRKLFIAQCNALHLSFPFLFEEINDYTELLLPEFLLDSESIIIELVKNQELAESFKEVEVIGWVYQFYISEPKNKVFSNLNKKKKIGKNEIPAATQLFTPKWIGQYMVENSLGQLWLESNPDSELKENMNYYIEQSTQEKDVQKVLNTIRYSNINIEEITLIDPCCGSGHLLVYAFDLFYKMYEESGYLRTEIPKLILENNLYGIDIDYRAVQLSSFALIMKAREKSRRIFKQNPQLNIYEILETNSLDINEIIHFLGCNNQEERDLRHIYNSFYDAKNYGSLIVPTNLDYKHYLYLINKAYESEVTLENYILFEQLREFEDILTLCSVVGNKYDVSITNPPYMGSRKAMNKNLKEFVNKYYPESKSDLYACFIERCNTFTKLNGMSSLVTQHSFMFTDDYKKLRKKLLENTHFLSLVHLGTGSFPEINGEIVQTTMFVLRKTYIKRYRGEFVRLVDYKGDLKQLNLHNDNNHYNRYVNEDFKKVKGFPLSYWMSENMKKTFLEYGSFEDIGNPRAGITTGDNEKFVRFWAEVNYEEIGFQKENISEFHSTESKYVPYNKGGKQRKWYGNNEFVLKFDKKHYKLLENQGNHLPSRQYYFRKSITWSDISGRKFAARYCDYGFVFDVKGSSGFPAYEDIYYVLALLNSSLTPRYIDTLNPTLSTQVGDLKRIPIVEVNEDVKQKINELSRENVNIAKDDWDRSELSWDFVRNPLINYFDESCAIDKAFNDWKAKTYKNLYKLKENEEKLNHIFINLYQLQGEMQPEVETKDLPFSVAEREAEAKSFLSYFIGCVVGRYSLDYEGVSFAGGKFDVSKYKKFQPTTYGLIQFTDEHYFDNDIIVRLREFLSVAFSTDNVVENMRWLAESLKIKNNESPEERLRRYFLDEFFKDHCKMYQKRPIYWLVDSGKQKGLRTLIYMHRYQPDTMATIRFEHLQEIQSKYQNEIDMIDTRLANPSLTTTDRRNLEKSKTSFQKKIEELQEFDKHLATYANEQMDIDLDDGVKVNYAKFDKVLAKIK; encoded by the coding sequence ATGAATAAAGTTGAATTGAAAAAATTTGCTGTAGAAGCAAGACGTGATTTGATAAATAAAGTTTCATTGAAAGCAGGACAATATGGCATTCAAGAAGATATTCAAGAATTGAAGCTTGAAGAAAATTATGGGCAAATATTTGTAAACGGTAAGCCATATCCATCAGAAATGAAACATGCTTTTCATCTGTTACAACAGCGCTTAAGTGCTGTTGGTTATAACCAGTTAATTGAAGAAGTAGCATATACTTGGTTTAACCGAATTATTGCAATTCGTTATATGGAGGTGAATAATTACTTACCCGATAGAGTCAATGTATTATCTAGTAGTACCGGGAAAAATGAACCTGATATTCTACATCAATATGAAACTATGAATTTAAACGTAGATCATCAAAAAATAAATGAATGGATACAAAAAGGGTATAATAATCAAGCTTTTCGTAAACTTTTTATAGCACAATGTAATGCATTACATTTGTCCTTCCCTTTTTTATTTGAAGAAATAAATGACTACACTGAATTGTTATTACCGGAATTTTTATTAGACAGTGAATCAATTATTATAGAGTTAGTGAAGAACCAAGAATTGGCGGAAAGTTTTAAAGAAGTAGAGGTTATTGGTTGGGTTTACCAATTTTATATATCAGAACCCAAAAATAAAGTTTTTAGTAATCTAAATAAGAAAAAGAAAATAGGGAAAAATGAAATACCAGCAGCAACACAACTCTTTACTCCAAAATGGATTGGTCAGTATATGGTCGAAAATTCACTTGGTCAATTATGGTTAGAATCAAACCCTGATTCTGAACTAAAAGAAAACATGAATTACTATATTGAGCAATCAACTCAAGAAAAAGATGTACAAAAGGTACTAAATACAATTAGATATTCTAATATCAATATTGAAGAAATTACATTAATCGATCCTTGTTGTGGTTCTGGGCACTTACTTGTATATGCATTTGATCTGTTTTATAAAATGTATGAAGAGTCTGGCTATCTACGCACTGAAATCCCTAAACTAATATTAGAAAATAACTTATATGGTATAGATATTGATTATCGCGCAGTACAATTATCCTCTTTTGCATTAATTATGAAAGCTAGAGAAAAATCAAGGCGCATATTTAAGCAGAATCCTCAATTAAATATATATGAAATACTTGAAACTAACTCATTAGATATTAATGAGATTATTCACTTCTTAGGATGTAATAATCAAGAAGAAAGAGATTTACGTCACATTTATAATTCCTTCTATGATGCGAAAAATTATGGTTCATTAATTGTTCCAACTAATCTTGATTATAAACATTATTTATATTTAATAAATAAGGCTTATGAAAGTGAAGTCACACTTGAAAATTATATATTATTTGAACAACTAAGGGAATTTGAGGACATTCTTACTTTATGTAGTGTGGTAGGTAATAAGTATGATGTATCAATTACAAATCCACCTTATATGGGTAGTAGAAAGGCAATGAATAAAAATTTAAAAGAGTTTGTTAATAAGTATTACCCGGAGTCAAAATCAGATTTATACGCTTGTTTTATTGAAAGGTGTAATACATTCACTAAGTTAAACGGTATGTCGTCCCTAGTAACTCAACATTCTTTTATGTTTACTGATGATTATAAAAAACTGAGGAAAAAACTGTTGGAAAACACACACTTCCTATCATTAGTTCATTTAGGTACGGGATCTTTTCCGGAAATAAATGGGGAAATTGTTCAAACTACTATGTTTGTGTTAAGAAAAACTTACATTAAGCGATATAGAGGGGAATTTGTAAGACTTGTGGATTATAAGGGAGATTTAAAGCAATTAAACTTGCACAATGATAATAATCATTATAATAGATATGTAAATGAAGATTTTAAAAAAGTTAAAGGATTTCCGTTATCATATTGGATGAGTGAAAACATGAAAAAGACCTTTTTAGAATACGGTTCCTTTGAAGATATTGGAAATCCTAGAGCCGGTATAACTACAGGGGATAATGAAAAATTTGTTAGGTTCTGGGCTGAAGTGAATTATGAAGAAATTGGATTCCAAAAAGAGAATATTAGTGAATTTCACTCTACGGAATCTAAGTATGTACCATACAATAAAGGAGGGAAACAAAGAAAATGGTATGGAAATAATGAGTTTGTATTAAAGTTTGATAAAAAACATTATAAGCTACTTGAAAATCAGGGTAATCATTTACCTTCGAGGCAATATTATTTTCGGAAAAGTATAACTTGGTCAGATATATCAGGGAGAAAATTTGCGGCTAGGTATTGTGATTACGGTTTTGTGTTTGATGTGAAAGGGTCTAGTGGATTTCCTGCTTATGAAGATATTTATTATGTACTAGCATTATTAAATTCTTCTTTAACACCTAGATATATAGATACACTAAATCCAACATTATCAACACAAGTTGGGGATTTGAAAAGAATACCTATTGTAGAAGTTAATGAAGATGTAAAACAGAAAATCAATGAATTAAGTAGAGAAAATGTAAATATTGCGAAAGATGACTGGGATAGAAGTGAGTTATCTTGGGATTTCGTTCGTAACCCACTAATAAACTATTTTGATGAAAGCTGTGCCATTGATAAGGCTTTTAATGATTGGAAAGCTAAAACATATAAAAATCTCTATAAATTAAAAGAAAATGAAGAAAAGTTAAATCATATTTTTATTAACCTGTATCAACTTCAAGGTGAAATGCAACCTGAAGTAGAAACTAAGGATTTGCCTTTCTCAGTGGCAGAAAGAGAAGCTGAAGCAAAGTCATTTTTATCATATTTTATAGGATGTGTTGTAGGACGTTATTCGTTAGATTATGAAGGTGTTTCTTTTGCAGGTGGTAAATTTGATGTATCAAAATACAAGAAATTTCAACCAACTACTTATGGATTAATTCAGTTCACTGATGAACATTATTTTGACAATGATATTATAGTACGTTTAAGAGAGTTTTTATCAGTAGCATTTAGCACAGATAATGTAGTTGAAAATATGAGGTGGTTAGCTGAATCGCTAAAAATTAAAAATAATGAGTCACCAGAGGAGCGATTACGACGTTATTTCTTAGACGAATTCTTTAAGGATCATTGTAAGATGTACCAGAAGCGTCCAATTTATTGGTTAGTTGATTCAGGGAAACAAAAAGGGTTACGAACACTTATTTATATGCATCGATATCAGCCAGATACGATGGCAACAATTCGTTTTGAACACTTACAGGAAATTCAATCGAAATATCAAAATGAAATAGATATGATTGATACTCGTTTGGCTAATCCAAGCTTAACTACGACTGATCGTCGCAACTTAGAAAAATCTAAGACATCATTTCAGAAAAAGATTGAAGAACTACAAGAGTTTGATAAGCATTTAGCTACTTATGCGAATGAACAAATGGATATTGATTTAGACGATGGTGTTAAAGTGAACTACGCCAAATTTGATAAAGTACTAGCAAAGATTAAGTAA
- the pglZ gene encoding BREX-1 system phosphatase PglZ type A, which produces MNVIEKLQEKIQQEKETKGRAIVFWYDPQAQVSIDELRQQLMGVEVRYLTAQNFFKLKVEIELQRVTDSYLIYSDVPRPNDKDNLMLDILSYSTEFKADETAMLSETLHVSDQVLRPMMEKYPSFFNSKERKRKLHKVLPEQASETQFEISMMAVITKTSVSDVRVISRQILSSDLQLEDNEFVKSIKRNFSLDRTLEIVGRYFGVSLNHINQPFKELINILIYQHFKQKASFIVEEWENRWTSSSPNVCALFIEEWLQQSDADILEKHIKEWEKAFYVREKLGTQDISNFSLTDTFPAVDALIIEKCIDELLHQTIQGEERLYLIAQRLQTHWGSKGKLRALYKTIFEAIRMETLKTVVHRIHQENDFYESYAESLYEIDQAYRHFMNHFTRLDSKEMLEEVTNRLTNWYENEYLGRLSGEMNFKLEDGYAPKIMPQRTFFSEKIQPILDKEQTRVFVIISDALRYEAGYELHDLLTKRENGRSSIQPMAASYPTYTQLGMASLLPHRQLEVDEKNGVLADGQSTKGMDNRRKILQTVESQTEVFKLKQLLDMKTSEAEQLLRGKRLIYLYHDHIDALGDSAKSERETYGAVQQAIQDLQFAVDRLSRLQAKRIFITADHGFLFQFKQIEEHGKIPAVDGNVLDGSRRFAIGHDLSVPEGAIKLTENQTPLKNSEVVLAKSLNRFKTGGGLQFIHGGALPQEAVVPLIDYRRIEKAQSVDIAVAMINKVIANYQVPVSFYQEQSITDEYTSRKVRAAFYQGNERISNEVELVFDLKGENKERNRQVEFSLIEKHYKIGEKCKLRIDTVTKKGKETYLEEEFVLRLYEALY; this is translated from the coding sequence GTGAATGTAATTGAAAAACTACAAGAAAAAATACAACAAGAAAAGGAAACTAAAGGTCGAGCAATAGTGTTTTGGTATGACCCGCAGGCTCAAGTGAGTATTGATGAACTACGCCAACAATTAATGGGTGTTGAGGTTAGGTATTTGACAGCTCAAAACTTCTTTAAACTAAAGGTGGAGATTGAACTTCAAAGAGTCACAGACTCCTATTTAATCTATTCTGATGTACCAAGACCCAACGATAAAGATAATTTGATGTTGGATATATTGTCTTACAGCACAGAATTTAAAGCAGATGAAACAGCTATGCTATCAGAAACATTACACGTATCTGATCAGGTTTTACGTCCAATGATGGAAAAGTATCCATCATTCTTCAATAGCAAAGAGCGTAAAAGAAAACTTCATAAAGTACTACCTGAGCAAGCGAGTGAAACTCAGTTTGAGATTAGTATGATGGCCGTTATAACAAAAACTTCGGTTTCTGACGTCAGAGTTATTTCACGTCAAATTCTCTCGTCTGATTTACAGTTGGAAGATAATGAGTTCGTGAAGTCGATTAAGCGTAACTTCTCCTTAGATCGCACATTGGAGATTGTTGGTCGCTATTTTGGTGTTTCTTTAAATCATATAAATCAACCTTTCAAAGAGCTGATAAATATACTCATTTATCAACACTTTAAACAAAAGGCAAGTTTTATTGTGGAAGAGTGGGAAAATCGTTGGACTTCTTCTTCCCCTAACGTTTGTGCGCTTTTCATTGAAGAGTGGCTTCAGCAGAGTGATGCAGATATTCTTGAAAAACACATTAAGGAATGGGAGAAGGCATTTTATGTGAGGGAGAAACTAGGTACACAGGATATCTCTAATTTTTCTCTAACAGATACCTTCCCTGCTGTTGATGCTCTGATAATAGAAAAATGCATCGACGAGCTACTTCATCAAACAATTCAGGGGGAGGAACGCTTATATTTAATTGCGCAACGCTTGCAGACCCATTGGGGCTCAAAAGGTAAATTAAGAGCTTTGTATAAAACCATTTTCGAAGCTATTCGAATGGAGACTCTAAAGACTGTTGTACATAGAATTCATCAAGAAAATGATTTTTATGAAAGTTATGCGGAATCTTTGTACGAAATTGATCAAGCCTATCGTCATTTCATGAATCATTTCACACGCCTTGATTCGAAAGAGATGTTAGAAGAGGTTACTAATCGCTTGACAAATTGGTATGAAAATGAATATTTAGGTCGTCTATCAGGAGAAATGAATTTCAAACTGGAAGATGGGTATGCACCAAAAATAATGCCGCAGCGAACATTCTTTTCTGAAAAGATTCAACCAATATTGGATAAAGAACAAACAAGAGTATTCGTTATCATTTCAGATGCTTTGCGTTATGAAGCTGGTTATGAACTTCATGACCTTTTAACGAAGCGTGAAAATGGTAGGTCTAGTATCCAACCAATGGCAGCAAGTTATCCAACTTACACACAATTAGGAATGGCGTCATTACTACCCCATAGGCAGCTAGAGGTCGATGAAAAAAACGGTGTATTAGCAGATGGCCAATCGACTAAAGGAATGGATAACCGCCGTAAAATCCTGCAAACGGTTGAATCACAAACAGAAGTTTTTAAGTTGAAACAACTACTAGATATGAAAACAAGTGAAGCCGAGCAATTATTAAGAGGAAAGCGGTTGATTTACCTATACCACGATCACATTGATGCATTAGGGGATTCAGCTAAATCAGAGCGTGAAACCTACGGGGCTGTTCAACAAGCAATTCAAGATTTACAATTTGCTGTTGATCGTTTGTCCCGTCTTCAAGCAAAGCGAATTTTTATAACAGCGGATCATGGATTTCTGTTCCAATTTAAGCAAATTGAGGAGCACGGAAAAATCCCAGCTGTTGACGGAAATGTATTAGATGGTAGCCGACGTTTTGCAATTGGACATGATTTGTCAGTTCCAGAAGGAGCAATTAAATTAACTGAGAACCAAACCCCTTTAAAAAATTCTGAAGTCGTTCTTGCGAAGAGCCTCAACCGTTTTAAAACTGGTGGCGGCCTTCAATTTATCCATGGCGGGGCCTTACCCCAAGAAGCTGTTGTTCCTTTGATTGATTACCGTCGCATTGAAAAGGCTCAATCAGTGGATATTGCGGTAGCTATGATTAATAAAGTCATTGCGAACTATCAGGTGCCTGTTTCTTTTTATCAGGAACAAAGCATCACAGATGAATACACGTCTCGGAAAGTGCGAGCAGCTTTTTACCAGGGCAATGAGCGAATATCCAATGAAGTTGAACTTGTGTTTGATCTAAAGGGGGAAAATAAAGAGCGTAATAGGCAAGTAGAGTTTAGCTTAATTGAAAAGCATTATAAGATAGGTGAAAAATGTAAACTGAGAATTGATACAGTAACTAAAAAGGGTAAGGAAACATATCTCGAAGAAGAGTTTGTTTTACGCCTATATGAAGCCTTGTATTAA